One Cytophagia bacterium CHB2 genomic window, GTGCTTCGATCCGGCGCACGCATTTCTGCGCGGTGAAGACATTTTCGAGCGTTTCAACGCAATTGCCAAGCAAGTGGTCTGCATTCACATGTCGGATTGCATCAAAGACGAAGATGCGCATTTGCCGTTCGGGCAGGGCGTATTGCCCATTGAAAAATTTCTGGAACATGTTTTCAAACACGGCTATGACGGCGTCATCAATCTCGAAGTGGTGCCGAAATCGTTGCAAGAAACCGGCGCCGTCTTAAACAGCTATTTGCAGGTGTTGCGCGTCTTCAAAAAGAAAAAGTATCTGGCCACCCGGATGAAATTGCTGGTGGGCGGAGCGCGATTGAATGGCGTGAATTGAACCGTGCGGCCGTTTTCAGACGCATGGAAGCAGAGTAATCGTTTTTTAATTCGGCAATCGTATTTTATCGAATCTTGAGGTAGCGGCATGGCGCGTATGGTGCAATGTGTAAAGTTCGGTCGAGAGATGGAAGGTCTGGAGAAGCCGCCGATGAAGGGCGAATTGGGCCAGCGCATTTTTGACAACGTTTCAAAAGAAGCGTGGCAAATGTGGAAAGCGCAAATGATCATGTTAATCAACGAATACCGGCTCAATCTGATGGATCCCAAGGCCAGCGCTTTTCTCGATCAGCAAACCGAGGCGTTTTTCTTTGGCGAGGGTGCGGCGCCGCCGCCGGAGTTCACCCCGGCCAAGCAGGACTAAATAGCGTTAGCTAAAAGGTGTGTCCGCGACCTTGTCTTCTGGTACGCCCGCGGAGCGGATGAGTTGGCCATGATGCCCCCGCGCCGCCGGCGAACCGGGCGCGCCACAGCGAAGTTGTTGCTGCGCGCACGCAACTTCGTGCGCCAGTTGTTGGCGGCATACGTCTGGAATTCCAACCTTTCAGCAACTTTCCTTTATAGAAATCACCCGAGCAAGCGCGGCAAAAATCACCTTTCCGTCTGTGTCAAGGCTTGTCTTGTTGCCGGGCATATGCAGCCCGATAGACGCGCGCCCGGCAATGGAATTCGCCTCGTGATTCTGCCGTGCCATCACCAGTTTATGAATCAGGAAGATGTTCTTTTGGAATATGTTAAAACCAGAAAGGAGTTCGTTCTATGATGAATGCCATCGAAGCCAAGGCCATCATGAAAAAGGCAAAAGCCGCGAATGCCGATCCGATTTGGCAGCTCATGGGCGTGTTGTACAAATCCCATCCCTGGCACGGCATTCAAATCGGGCCGGACGCCCCGCAGGTGGTGACCGCCTACATCGAAATGGTGCCGACGGATACCGTGAAATATGAAATCGACAAAGCCACGGGACATTTGCGCGTTGACCGGCCACAAAAATTTTCAAACCACTGCCCGACCCTCTATGGCCTGATTCCGCAAACCTATTGCGCCGAACGCGTGGCGGAACTGTGCATGCAGCGCACCGGGCGCACGGGCATCATCGGCGACGGCGATCCCATTGACATTTGCGTGCTCACCGAGAAGCAAATCTCGCATGGCGACATTTTGCTGCACGCCATTCCCATCGGCGGGCTGCGCATGATCGACAAAAATGAGGCTGATGACAAAATCATCGCCGTGATGCAGGGTGACGCCGTCTACGGCCAATGGCGCGATGTTTCCGAATGCCCGCCCGATGTGATTGACCGACTGCGGCATTACTTTCTCACCTACAAGCAAGCGCCCGGCGAAAAGAAAGGCACGTGTGAGATTACAGATATTTACCATCGTGAGGAAGCCGAGGAAATCATCCGGCGCAGCCAGGACGATTATAAAGCGCGCTACGGCGATCTTGAAACGATCTTAACCAGCGCGCTGCGGTTGTGGCAGTAGACAATCCAACACGCGCAAACGTGCCGGGTATATGTTCCATCTCTTTCGCCCATGAAGCGTTGCAGCAGTTGCGCAAGGCCAAGTTCTCGCTTGCCATTATAGAGCCAATTTTGTTTATTTCGATGGCTTCGCGAGAGCAACACGTGTGTTGGCTGGGCAAAGACAATCAACCAACAGGTGCCTCTTGAATAATCCAGACTTTCCTTTCATGCGTGTGATTTTCATTGGTATGGGCGCAACTCTCACGTTTGATCTTTGGGCGCAGTTTCTCAAATACGTTTTCAAGATCACGCCCTCCAATGTTTGCCTCGTCGGACGCTGGCTGCGATATATGCCGGAAGGAATCTTTACGCATTCGAATATAGCCTCTTCCCCGCGGAAGAGCGTCGAATGCCCGGTAGGTTGGATTGCCCACTACCTGATTGGCATCACGTTCGCCGGCGCTTTTGTTGCGTTCGCCGGCAACAACTGGCTTCAACATCCAACGCTGATGCCGGCGATCATCTTCGGGGTCGTTACAGTCGTAGCGCCATTTTTTATCATGCAACCTTCATTCGGGTTCGGATTTGCCGCTTCTAAGATGCCAAGCCCTGCGCCGGCAAGGCTGCGTAGCCTGATGAATCACACGGCGTTTGGCGTAGGCCTTTACCTTTTCGCATTATTGGTCAACTGGTTGCTGCGGGCATATGCTTGAGGAGTATACCGGGGCGTTCTCTGAGTTTTTGTTTACAACCATCCTGAATTCTGGCTGCCGGCTGAATTAGACTGCTGCAACTCAGAACACAGAGCGCCAACCTGACATATTTCGACAAAGGCCCAAAACGATACACTCAACGGAGACGTGATGCATATTCAATATCTCGAAATTGTAACGCCAGATGTCGACGCCGCTTGTATTCTTTACGCGAAGATGCACGGCGTGACCTTCAGTAACGCCGACCAGAACTTGGGTAACGCTCGCACTGCCCGGCTGGCAAACGGTGGAATGCTCGGTATTCGGGCTCCAATGCATGAGGCTGAGAAGCCGGTGGTGCGGCCCTATATT contains:
- a CDS encoding oxidative damage protection protein, whose protein sequence is MARMVQCVKFGREMEGLEKPPMKGELGQRIFDNVSKEAWQMWKAQMIMLINEYRLNLMDPKASAFLDQQTEAFFFGEGAAPPPEFTPAKQD
- a CDS encoding inorganic pyrophosphatase, which encodes MGVLYKSHPWHGIQIGPDAPQVVTAYIEMVPTDTVKYEIDKATGHLRVDRPQKFSNHCPTLYGLIPQTYCAERVAELCMQRTGRTGIIGDGDPIDICVLTEKQISHGDILLHAIPIGGLRMIDKNEADDKIIAVMQGDAVYGQWRDVSECPPDVIDRLRHYFLTYKQAPGEKKGTCEITDIYHREEAEEIIRRSQDDYKARYGDLETILTSALRLWQ
- a CDS encoding DUF2938 domain-containing protein, giving the protein MRVIFIGMGATLTFDLWAQFLKYVFKITPSNVCLVGRWLRYMPEGIFTHSNIASSPRKSVECPVGWIAHYLIGITFAGAFVAFAGNNWLQHPTLMPAIIFGVVTVVAPFFIMQPSFGFGFAASKMPSPAPARLRSLMNHTAFGVGLYLFALLVNWLLRAYA
- a CDS encoding hydroxylase, with translation MHIQYLEIVTPDVDAACILYAKMHGVTFSNADQNLGNARTARLANGGMLGIRAPMHEAEKPVVRPYILVKDIDAAVAAAANSGAEIAVPPMKIAGYGTCAIVIQNGIESGLWQL